The following coding sequences lie in one Phycicoccus duodecadis genomic window:
- a CDS encoding serine/threonine-protein kinase has product MSGTAAPDIPGLEFVRPLGSGGYADVYLYEQQQPRMNVAVKVLKRQGLTAAIRRQFVDEANTMAQLADHPFIVQVFRSDQTADGGAYLVMKYYPPPNLAQRAKAERLSVEEVLRSGIQIASAVETAHRAGIIHRDIKPANVLVSQYGQPGLTDFGIAGRGGHAEDVDEDVGVSVPWSAPEVLYGQSNGDARSDVYSLAATLWHLLVGRSPFEQPGGDNSAYALMPRIRATPVPATGRADVPVSLERLLSHAMAKNPDGRPQTALELARGLQAVEREQRLPSTAVVVLDETGRTAVSALPQARGADDHDRTSVRALSVPTAPVPVGAPAHGEDEDDEDAPATISGGVVLGVLALLVAVTVGVVVWAVNRGGDEGQAPVARPTRSQTGAPSRAVDYPEQPAIDARAVAGGVTFSWNYVGAEKGDFFQLRVGASEAAVPEAEVITVKTGSRYTAKAASGTTVCAQVKVSRSTGVPSPYSTIRCEAAG; this is encoded by the coding sequence ATGAGCGGAACCGCCGCGCCGGACATCCCCGGCCTGGAGTTCGTGCGCCCGCTCGGCTCCGGCGGGTACGCCGACGTCTACCTCTACGAGCAGCAGCAGCCGCGGATGAACGTGGCGGTCAAGGTGCTCAAGCGCCAGGGCCTGACCGCCGCCATCCGCCGCCAGTTCGTCGACGAGGCCAACACCATGGCCCAGCTCGCCGACCACCCCTTCATCGTGCAGGTCTTCCGGTCCGACCAGACCGCCGACGGCGGCGCCTACCTGGTCATGAAGTACTACCCGCCGCCGAACCTCGCGCAGCGGGCCAAGGCCGAGCGGCTCTCGGTCGAGGAGGTCCTGCGCAGCGGCATCCAGATCGCCAGCGCCGTCGAGACCGCCCACCGGGCCGGCATCATCCACCGCGACATCAAGCCCGCCAACGTGCTGGTGAGCCAGTACGGCCAGCCGGGGCTCACGGACTTCGGCATCGCCGGGCGTGGCGGGCACGCCGAGGACGTCGACGAGGACGTGGGGGTCTCGGTGCCGTGGTCGGCGCCCGAGGTGCTGTACGGCCAGTCGAACGGCGACGCGCGCAGCGACGTGTACTCGCTGGCGGCCACCCTGTGGCACCTACTGGTCGGGCGCTCGCCGTTCGAGCAGCCCGGGGGCGACAACTCCGCCTACGCCCTGATGCCCCGCATCCGAGCGACCCCGGTACCCGCCACCGGGCGGGCCGACGTGCCCGTCTCGCTCGAGCGGCTGCTGTCGCACGCGATGGCCAAGAACCCCGACGGCCGCCCGCAGACCGCACTCGAGCTGGCCCGTGGGCTGCAGGCGGTCGAGCGCGAGCAGCGCCTGCCCAGCACCGCCGTGGTGGTGCTCGACGAGACCGGCCGGACCGCGGTCAGCGCGCTGCCGCAGGCCCGCGGCGCCGACGACCACGACCGCACCAGCGTGCGTGCCCTGTCGGTGCCGACGGCGCCCGTACCGGTCGGCGCCCCCGCGCACGGCGAGGACGAGGACGACGAGGACGCCCCCGCCACCATCAGCGGCGGCGTGGTGCTCGGCGTGCTGGCGCTGCTGGTGGCCGTCACCGTCGGCGTGGTCGTGTGGGCGGTGAACCGCGGCGGCGACGAGGGCCAGGCGCCGGTGGCACGGCCCACCCGCTCACAGACCGGCGCTCCGAGCCGGGCCGTCGACTACCCCGAGCAGCCGGCCATCGACGCGCGGGCGGTCGCGGGTGGGGTCACGTTCTCGTGGAACTACGTGGGGGCGGAGAAGGGCGACTTCTTCCAGCTGCGGGTGGGGGCCTCCGAGGCCGCCGTCCCCGAGGCCGAGGTCATCACGGTGAAGACCGGCTCGCGCTACACGGCCAAGGCCGCCTCCGGTACGACGGTCTGCGCCCAGGTGAAGGTGTCGCGCAGCACGGGGGTGCCGTCGCCGTACTCGACGATCCGCTGCGAGGCCGCCGGATGA
- a CDS encoding FHA domain-containing protein — protein sequence MTSVRSALREGYVEITAPGITAVVEVADRHLDALTNAAGDGVMPLLDLLCSRGLLVMPSFGIVTTGGDAVRVLLHGPVTAVLGDGRVVSSGGREPWSDIDVADAGDEVVLTVPEPEPAVARGWRRPARLRTGAVAAAETAAAEPRVPEQRVEPEPEPVVELEPVPEPEPEPVVEPEPVPEPEPEPVVEPEPVVEPEPVPEPEPSAPLAAPVVPADLTLPPPEDAAGSSPAERVPPSAPPERSIIDSVPWRRGGAESPAPARPVTSVYDAPPAPGTEVPVAEPARPVAPEVPDPPALPEPAPAPPTPVAEESPVADVTTSRDALPRNDEDLDRPVVLAVLCPAGHHSPPHAGRCRSCGREIPPQQPTPIPRPQLGVLRISSGGSVPLDRGVLLGRAPRVNEELPPNQRPHLIRLGGDRDISRNHAEVVLEGWHVLVRDLGSTNGTTVALPGEEPVRLRPTEDQGIEPGTVITLADEVSLTYEVEG from the coding sequence GTGACCTCCGTCCGCTCGGCCCTGCGTGAGGGCTACGTGGAGATCACGGCTCCGGGGATCACCGCGGTCGTCGAGGTCGCCGACCGCCACCTCGACGCCCTGACCAACGCGGCGGGCGACGGCGTGATGCCGCTGTTGGACCTGCTCTGCTCGCGCGGGCTGCTCGTGATGCCGTCGTTCGGCATCGTCACCACCGGCGGGGACGCCGTGCGCGTGCTGCTGCACGGCCCGGTCACCGCCGTCCTCGGCGACGGCCGGGTGGTGTCCTCGGGCGGCCGCGAGCCGTGGAGCGACATCGACGTCGCGGATGCCGGCGACGAGGTGGTCCTCACCGTCCCCGAGCCCGAGCCCGCCGTCGCGCGCGGATGGCGTCGCCCGGCCCGCCTGCGGACCGGCGCGGTCGCGGCGGCCGAGACCGCAGCCGCCGAACCGCGTGTTCCCGAGCAGCGGGTGGAGCCGGAGCCGGAGCCGGTCGTCGAGCTCGAGCCCGTTCCGGAGCCGGAGCCGGAGCCCGTCGTGGAGCCGGAGCCCGTTCCGGAGCCGGAGCCGGAGCCCGTCGTGGAGCCGGAGCCCGTCGTCGAGCCCGAGCCCGTTCCGGAGCCGGAGCCCTCCGCCCCGCTGGCCGCGCCCGTCGTCCCGGCCGACCTGACCCTGCCGCCGCCCGAGGACGCCGCCGGCAGCTCCCCCGCCGAGCGGGTGCCCCCGTCGGCGCCGCCCGAGCGCAGCATCATCGACTCGGTGCCGTGGCGCCGCGGCGGCGCGGAGTCCCCGGCCCCCGCCCGGCCGGTCACCAGCGTCTATGACGCACCCCCCGCCCCGGGGACTGAGGTCCCGGTCGCCGAGCCCGCACGCCCGGTCGCGCCGGAGGTCCCGGACCCCCCGGCCCTCCCGGAACCCGCCCCGGCCCCGCCGACCCCCGTGGCCGAGGAGTCGCCGGTCGCCGACGTGACCACCTCGCGCGACGCGCTCCCGCGCAACGACGAGGACCTCGACCGCCCGGTGGTCCTGGCGGTGCTCTGCCCGGCCGGCCACCACTCCCCGCCGCACGCCGGCCGGTGCCGGTCGTGCGGGCGCGAGATCCCGCCGCAGCAGCCCACTCCCATCCCGCGCCCGCAGCTGGGGGTGCTGCGCATCTCCAGCGGCGGCAGCGTCCCCCTCGACCGCGGCGTCCTGCTCGGTCGCGCCCCGCGCGTCAACGAGGAGCTGCCCCCCAACCAGCGCCCGCACCTCATCCGGCTCGGCGGCGACCGGGACATCAGCCGCAACCACGCCGAGGTGGTCCTCGAGGGCTGGCACGTCCTGGTGCGCGACCTGGGCTCGACCAACGGCACCACCGTCGCCCTGCCCGGCGAGGAGCCGGTGCGGCTGCGGCCCACCGAGGACCAGGGCATCGAGCCCGGCACCGTCATCACCCTCGCCGACGAGGTCTCGCTCACCTACGAGGTCGAGGGATGA
- a CDS encoding 2'-5' RNA ligase family protein, with product MQVSVALVPPEGVVNEIEAIIDGTPGARAQLDVVPTGALRLPLIGLGNLTRPDVEALCEHLVELVAGIGMTPRIGLAGAVALESPDDPTVSLGIVGDVDGMIAVAKALPPMVSDFGFYVDRRRFVPKFTVARVTAGTTLPVLQALVDKLERYRSREWDLEGVEVLSRVHRDDGAIFERVHTLYTS from the coding sequence GTGCAGGTCTCCGTGGCGCTCGTCCCGCCCGAAGGTGTCGTCAACGAGATCGAGGCGATCATCGACGGCACCCCCGGGGCGCGGGCCCAGCTCGACGTCGTGCCCACCGGCGCGCTGCGGCTGCCGCTCATCGGGCTCGGCAACCTCACGCGGCCCGACGTCGAGGCCCTCTGTGAGCACCTCGTGGAGCTGGTGGCCGGCATCGGGATGACGCCGCGCATCGGGCTGGCCGGCGCCGTCGCCCTGGAGTCCCCCGACGACCCGACCGTCTCGCTGGGCATCGTCGGCGACGTCGACGGGATGATCGCGGTCGCCAAGGCGCTGCCCCCGATGGTGAGCGACTTCGGCTTCTACGTCGACCGGCGCCGCTTCGTCCCGAAGTTCACCGTCGCCCGCGTCACCGCCGGCACGACCTTGCCGGTGCTCCAGGCGCTGGTCGACAAGCTCGAGCGCTACCGCAGCCGCGAGTGGGACCTCGAGGGCGTGGAGGTCCTCAGCCGGGTGCACCGCGACGACGGCGCCATCTTCGAGCGCGTGCACACCCTGTACACCTCCTGA